GCGAGGGCCCGGAGGTCGAGCTCGGCGAGGGTCGGGTTGGCCGGGGTCTCGACGAGGACCAGGCCCGTGTCGGGGCGCAGCGCGTCCGCGACGCCGGCCGGGTCGACCCAGGTGACCTCGGTGCCGAGCAGCCCCGCGGTGAGGAGATGGTCGCTGCAGCCGTACAGGGGCCGTACGGCGACGACATGGCGCAGGCCCATCGACGCGCGGACGAGGAGGACGGCGCTCAGGGCGGCCATGCCGCTGGCGAAGGCGACCGCGCTCTCGGTGCCTTCGAGGCGGGCGAGGGCGGTCTCGAAGCGGGCGACGGTCGGGTTGCCGAGCCGACCGTAGATCGGCGGTCCCTCCGGCTGAGCGCCGTCGCCGGCGAAGGCGTCGATGCGGGCGGCCTCGCCCCGGCTGTCGTACGAGGGATAGGTGGTCGACAGGTCGATCGGCGGAGCGTGCAGGCCCTGGCGCGCGAGGTCGTCGCGGCCGGCGTGCACGGCCTCGGTGGCCAGTGCTCTCGGCGTGGAGCGTGCGTGGTCGTACGCGTGCGTGCTCGCTGAGTTCATGGACGTCAGGGTGAACATCGACCGGGACTCGGGGATCGAACACCGTGTTACGTTCGAACAATGGCCGATTCCGTCGTACTCGATCCGGTGGACCTCCATCTGCTGCGGCTGTTGCAGAACGACGCCCGGACGACGTACCGGGATCTCGCGGCGCAGGTCGGGGTCGCGCCGTCCACCTGTCTGGACCGGGTGACGCGGCTGCGGCGTGCGGGCGTGATCGTCGGCCATCAGCTGCGGCTGGATCCGGCCAAGCTGGGTCGGGGTCTGGAGGCGTTGCTGTCGGTCCAGGTCAGACCGCACCGACGGGAGTTGGTGGGGCCGTTCGTGGAGCGGATCCGGGCGCTGCCGGAGTCGCGGACCGTCTATCACCTCACCGGACCGGACGACTATCTCGTGCATGTCGCGGTCGCGGACATGGCGGATCTGCAGCGTCTGGTCCTCGACGAGTTCACCTCGCGGCGCGAGGTGGCGCGGGTGGAGACCCGATTGATCTTCCAGCAGTGGGACTGCGGGCCGCTCCTGCCGCCGGACGCCGACCGGCCCTCGCCCTGACCCGCCGAACATCGACCGGCCCCGGACGGCCCTCACATTCCACGACAGCGGCTCACGCCCTGAGCGGAATCCGGCCGCGGTAAGGCTCAAGCGCCCGTTGAGGAGCTGACGTCGTACCCGTGGCCGTACCAAGATTGTCGGCATGTCTGACACCAAGAGCCCCCTGCCCCGTGAGGTCGCCGACGCGTATGTCGACGATCTCATCGCCCTCGACCCCGTGACCGGTACGTATCTGGGTGTGAAGGAGAGTTCCGGCAGGTTGCCGGACACCTCGCCGGCCGGGCAGGAGGCCCGTGCGGAGCTGATCCGGACGACGCTCGCGCGGCTCGACGAGGCGGAGCGGCAACCGGGCGCGGACAGCGACGTCGAGCGCCGGTGCGCGCGCCTGCTGCGCGAGCGGCTGACGGCGGAGCTGGCCGTGCACGAGGCCGAGGAGGGGCTGCGCGCCGTCGGCAACATGGTCACGCCCCCGCACGAGGTGCGCGAGGTCTTCACGATCACCCCGGCGGAGACCGAGGAGGACTGGGCGGCGATCGCCGAACGGCTGCGCGCGGTGCCGACGGCCTACGCCGGGTACCGCGAGTCCCTGGCGCTCGGGCTGGAGCGGAAGCTGTACGCGGGCCCGCGCCCGACCGCGACCTTCATCGGCCAGCTCACCGAGTGGGCGGACACGGACGGTTCGGGGCGCGGCTGGTTCGAGGACTTCGCGTCGGCGGGTCCCGAGTCGCTGCGCGCCGAGCTGGACGAGGCGGCTCGGGGCGCCACCAGGGCCGTGGTGGAGCTGCGCGACTGGATGCGCGACGTGTACGCCCCGGCGGTCGAGGGGGCGCCGGACACGGTCGGCCGGGAGCGCTACGGCAGGCTGGTCCGCTATTTCACGGGGTCGGACCTGGATCTCGACGAGGCGTACGCGTACGGCTGGGCCGAGTTCCACCGGCTGCTCGGCGAGATGAGGCAGGAGGCCGCGAAGATCCTGCCCGGCGCCGAGACGCCCTGGGTGGCGCTCGCGCACCTGGACGAGCACGGCCGGCACATCGAGGGCGTCGACGAGGTCCGCGCGTGGCTGCAGTCGCTGATGGACGAGGCGATCGAGGCGCTGGACGGCACCCACTTCGACCTCGCCGAGCCGGTCCGCAAGGTCGAGTCGTGCATCGCCCCGCCCGGTGGCGCGGCGGCCCCCTACTACTCGGCCCCGACCGAGGACTTCTCCCGCCCCGGCCGCACCTGGCTGCCGACGATGGGGGCGACCCGCTTCCCGGTGTACGACCTGGTTTCCACCTGGTACCACGAGGGCGTTCCCGGTCATCACCTCCAGCTCGCGCAGTGGGTGTACGTCAAGGACGACCTGTCGCGCTACCAGGCCACGATCGGCGGGGTCAGCGCCAACGCCGAGGGCTGGGCCCTGTACGCGGAGCGGCTCATGGACGAGCTGGGCTTCCTCAAGGACGCGGAGGAACGGCTCGGCTACCTGGACGCCCAGATGATGCGCGCGGCCCGGGTCATCGTCGACATCGGCATGCACCTGGAGCTGGAGATCCCGGCGGACTCACCGTTCCACCCGGGCGAGCGCTGGACCGTGGATCTGGCCCAGGAGTTCTTCGGCGCCCACAGCAGTCGTCCGGCGGACTTCGTGGAGAGCGAGCTGACGCGTTATCTGACGATGCCGGGCCAGGCCATCGGCTACAAGCTCGGCGAGCGGGCCTGGCTGCTCGGCCGGGAGAAGGCCAAGGAGCGTCACGGCGAGGCCTTCGACGCCAAGGCCTGGCACATGGCCGCGCTGTCCCAGGGGTCGCTGGGCCTGGACGACCTGGTGGACGAGCTGTCCCGCCTCTGACCCGGACCGGTCGGGCCCACCACCACCCACGGCGGGGGCCCGGCCGCCGCGTTGCCGGTTCTCGGGCAATCGCGCTCCCGGCCGGCCTCACCTCACCTGTCGGCCAGCGGTCTCACCCGGATCAGGCCCAGCCAGGTCTCCGGGCCCGTCGAGACCCGGGCGGTGCTGATGCCGTACGGGCCGGGAGCCAGCTCCACCCGTACGTGGTCGGTCTCCCGCAGGGACCTGCCGGGCCAGACGGCGTCGAAAAGGACGACCGGGCCCGGCACCCGCCAGCGCAGCTCCGGCTCCCAGGCCGCGGTGTCGAGCGTCGCCGGAACTCCCGCGAGGAGTTCGGTCTCGGAGTCGGCCGCGTAGCAGCGGACGAAGACGCCGTGGCGGGGCAGATACGCGGTGGACGCGGGTTCGTCGCCGAGGACCAGGGCGCGGGTGTCGCCGACCGGCAGCAGGCCCACGGGTCCGTCGACGTCACAGGCGCGGTCGTAGTCCGAGGACGTCTCGTCGCCGTCGGCGCCCGCCCAGAACGGCAGCACCGCCTCAGGTATCGCTATGAGCGGTCCACCGCTCGACTCCACCCACCGCACCACATCGGGCACCACCGCCACGTCCGCGTATCCAGCCATGCCCAGAAGTTACACGGCGGCCGTCGGTGCGAACTCGCCGCCCCTCAGCGCTTCTTGACAGTCTGTCAGCAACGGCGGCGGCCTCGGGACGGCGACCGGGTCAGCAGCCGCAGTCCTCGGCGTCCACGGGCGCGGTCAGCGGGTCGGCGGCCCGTCGCGCCTCACCCTCCCAGGTCTCGTACGCGAAGCCCTCGCGCGCCCAGTACTCGAAGCCGCCGAGCATCTCCTTGACCTGGAAGCCGAGTTCGGCGAGGGCGAGGGCGGCGCGGGTCGCGCCGTTGCAGCCGGGGCCCCAGCAGTAGGTGACGACCGGCACGGACTTGTCGAGCAGTTGCTCGGCCTGCTCGGGGATGAGGGCGGTGGGCAGGTGGACCGCGCCCGGGATGTGCCCCTGGTCCCAGGACGCGGTGGAGCGGGAGTCCAGGACGACGAAGCCGGGGTCGCCGTCGGCGGCGAGCGCGGCGGCCACGTCGGAGACGTCGGCGTGGAAGACGAGGCTGGCCCGGAAGTACGCGGCGGCCTCGGCAGGGGCGGCGGGGGCGATCCGCAGGACGGGGTTGACGGCGGATGCGGTGGCGACGGTCATGAGCTGGCCTTTCCCTCGGGGAAGCCCTTGTTTCCCTCACCGGAAATCTACGTCGGACGATCATCCGCCTGAAGGGGCGATCCACGGCCGGGGCCTTGATCGGCCGGGGATTCCCCTGCTATCCATCGGGCATGACCGCGAATTCCCCGTATCTGCCGGATGCCACCGACTGGCGCATCCTGGAGGTCCTCCAGCGCGAGGGCCGGGCCAGCTTCGCCGAGCTCGCCCGCGCCGTGTCGATGTCGGCGAGCGCGGTGACCGAGCGGGTGCGGCGGCTGGAGGAGGCGGGCGTGATCCGGGGCTACGCGGCCGTCGTGGACCCGGAGCGGCTGGGGCTGCCGATCCTGGCGTTCGTGCGTCTGCGCTACCCCAATGGGAACTACAAGCCGTTCCACGATCTGGTGGCCGTCACGCCCGAGATCCTGGAGGCGCACCACGTCACGGGCGACGACTGCTTTGTGATCAAGGTGGCGGCCCGTTCGATGCGGCATCTGGAGGAGGTGTCGGGCAAGATCGGCGCGCTGGGGTCGGTGACGACGAGCGTCGTCTACTCCTCACCGCTCCCCCGCCGCCCGCTGGGCCACTGACTTCGCCACTGCCCCGCCGCCCCCTGGGTCACCGACCCCGCTGCCGTACGACCGATCCCGTCCGCTCCTTCACGATCTCCAGCTGGGCGTGCACGCGGCGGCGCAGGTCGGCGACGTGGCTGACGATGCCGACGCTTCGGTCGCGTTCGCGCAGCGCGTCGAGGACGTCGAGGACCTCGTCGAGGGTCTGGTCGTCGAGGCTGCCGAACCCCTCGTCGATGAAGAGGGTGTCGAGCCGCACCCCGCCTGCCTCGTCGGTGACGACGTCGGCCAGACCGAGGGCGAGCGCGAGGGAGGCGAAGAACGTCTCGCCGCCGGAGAGCGTGGCCGTGTCCCGCTCCCGCCCCGTCCAGGCGTCGACGACATGCAGCCCGAGGCCGCTGCGACCGCGTCCGGCGCGGTCGTCGGAGTGGACGAGGGTGTAGCGGCCGGAGGACATCCGCTGGAGCCGTACGGTCGCGGCGGCGGCGACCTGTTCCAGCCGGGCGGCGAGGACGTACGCCTCCAGGCGCATCCTGCGCTCGTTGTCGGCGGAGGTGCCGGCCGCGAGCCCCGCCAACCGGGCGACACGGTCGTACTCCTCGCGCAGCGGTGCCAGTCCGCGCACGGCGGCGGTGGCCCGCGCGGACAGCCGGTCGAGTTCGATGCGGCGCCGCTCGGCGGCGTCCCACGCGGAGACGGTGTTCTGGAGGCGTCGGGCGGCGGCTTCGGCCTCCCGTTCGGCGGCCTGGAGGTCGGCGGGCGGCTGCGCGCCCGCGGCCGTCGTCTCGGCCTCGGCGAGCACGGCCCGCACGGCGGCCTCCTCCGACTGCCAGGCGTCCAGGCGGTGTTGGAGGTCCCGGTGGGCGGCGTCGTCGAGCACGGCGGCGGCCGCGTCGCGCGGGGTGTCGAACCCGGCCCGGAACGCCGCGTCGGCGAGGCGCGCGTCGGCGTCCTTCAGGCGTTGCGCGGTGTCGTCGGCCACCCGGGCGGCCTCGGCGGCCGCGCCGAGCCGCGCGGCCCGCGCCTCCAGCCGCCCGGCCAGCTCGGCGACGCTCTCGGCGTCGCCCCGGGCCTGCGTCAACTCGGCCTCCAGAGCGGTCCGTTCCCGCTCCAGGGTGTCGCGCCGGGTGTCGCGCGAAGCGGCCCGGATCGCGGCCTCCTGTCGTGCGGCGGCCCGCCGGTCGCGCTCCTGTTCGGCGTGGAGCAGCGCCTCCTGCGCGGGGTGGAGGTCGACGGCGCGCCGCCGGGCCTCGGTGTGCTCCCGCTCCAGCTCCGCCACCGTCGCCGCGAGCCGCTCGGTGGGCGTGTCGCCCGCCTCGGCACTCGCGGCGGCCAACGCCCGTTGCGCGAGGGCCAGTTGCCGCTCCGCCCCGACCCGCTCCTCGTCGGCCCGCTGAAACGCGGCGAGTGCCTCCTCCTCCGCCTCCCGGTCCACATGGCCCGCGACCTTCTGGGCGGGCGCGGGGTGTTCCGTGCCTCCGCAGACGGCGCAGGGCCGCCCGTCGACGAGTCCGGCGGCGAGCTCCGCCGCGATCCCCGACAGCCGCTGTTCCTTGAGGTCCAGCCAGTGGGTGCGGGCCTCGGACGCCCGCTCGGCCAGCCGGAGCACCCGGGCCTGGGCCGCGTCGGTGTCGCGGCCGAGCTGGTCGCGCTGACGTGCGGCGGCGAGCCGCTGCTCGGCGGGTTCCCGCCGCACGGCGAGCTGTTCGGCGCGGGCGGCGGCCTCCTGCGCGGACTCGATACGGCTCTGCAGCCCGGCCCGGGTGGTCTCCCACTCGGCGAGCCAGCCCTCGGCGTCCTGGAGGACGCCCTCGTCCGCCCGCTCCTCGTCGTCCAACTCGGCCTGCTCGGTGAGGAGTACGGCGAGCCGTCGCTCGGCACGCCGGGCCGACTCCAGCGCGCCCAGCTCCTCCGAGGCCCTGCGGGCTGCGGCCGCGAGTCCGGCGGCACCCGCGTCGGCGTACTCCCCCGACAGGCGTGCTCGGGCGTCCTCCTCCTCCGCCCTGGCCCGCCGGTGCTCGGCCTCGGCGGCGTCCCGCAGGTCCAGTGCCGGGGCCACGGCCTCCGCCTTGCGGGCGCGTTCCATCCGCGCCCGGTCCTCCCGGTGGGTGTCCGCCCGCTCCTCCAGCCGTGCGGCACGTTCCCTCGCCTCCGCGAACCGCCGTTGCAGCCGCGCCACTTCGCGTACGTCGTCCAGCACGCGGTCGGCCTCGGCCCGGGCCGCCTGGGCCGCAGCCCGCGCGCAGTGGGCGATGGTGAGCCGTTCCCGGGCGGTGCTGCGGGCGACGGCGGCCCAGGCGAGGACGGCGTCGGCGAGACCGGGGTCCCCGGGGGCCAGGTCGGGCAGGTCCGGGGCGTCGCCCGCCGCCTGCTGCATCCGGTGGGCGTCGGCGAGCAGTGCCGCGTCGCCCTCGCGCACCCTGGCCTCGGTCTCCCGGCGGCGGTCGGCGAGCCGCTTCTCGACGGCGGCGAAGTGGTGGGTGTCGAAGAGGCGGCCGAGAAGCCTGCCGCGTGCCTCGGCGTCGGCCCGCAGGAACCGGGCGAAGTCGCCCTGCGGCAACAGCACGACCTGGCAGAACTGTTCGCGGCTCATCCCCAGGAGCTGGGTGATCTCCTCGCCTATCTCCTGGTGGGAGCGGCTGAGGTCCTTCCAGGAGCCGGCGGCCGCGTCGTACTCGCGCAGCCAGCTCTGCGCCTTCTCGACGGTGGTGCCCGCGCCGCGTTTTTTGGGCCGCTCCCAGGGTGGCTGCCGGGTGACCTCCAACCGGCGTCCGGCGACGGTGAGTTCGAGGCGGACCTCGGTGCGGGTGGTGGGTGCCGCGTGGTCGCTGCGCAGGTTCATGCCCTGGCCGCTCTGGCGGGCGCCCGGCACCGAGCCGTACAGCGCGTAGCAGACGGCGTCCAGGACCGAGGTCTTGCCGGCGCCGGTCGGGCCGTGCAGCAGGAAGAGTCCGGCGGCCGAGAGGTCGTCGAAGTCGACGGACTCGATGCCGCCGAAGGGGCCGAAGGCGGCGAGGTCGAGCCGGTGGAGTCTCATCGGGCGACCTCCCGGACCGTCTCGTCGGCCCGTACGGCGTCGAACGCGTCCCTGAGCACGGTCCGTTCGTGTGCGTCGGGGCCGGTGCCGCGGACGTGGGCCACGAAGTCCTCGGCGATCTCCTGGTCGTCCCGGCCGGCGAGGCGCCGGGCGTAGGAGACGTCGGGGTCGCCGGGGGCCCGTTCGGGGTCGAAGACGAGGCTGAGGGTGTGTGGGAAGCGTGCGCACAGCCGGGCCATGGGCTCGGCGGGCCGGACGGGGTCGGTGAGGGTGGCCTCGACCCAGGCCTCCTCGTGGCGGGCCAGGTCCGGGTCGGCGAGCAGGTCGTCCAGCCGCCCCCGGATCCGGGCGAGGGGGCGGGGCACGGGGCAGTCGATCCGCTCGGCGTCGACCGACCCGTCGGCGCCGAGGTCCACCAGCCACATGCTCTTGCGGTGGTCGGCCTCGGAGAAGGAGTACGGCAGCGGGGAACCGGAGTAGCGCACCCGGTCGGTGAGGGTCTGGCTGCCGTGCAGATGGCCCAGCGCCACGTAGTCGACGCCGTCGAAGACACCGGCGGGCACGGCGGAGACGCCGCCGACGGAGATGTCCCGCTCGCTGTCGCTGGGTTGGCCGCCGGTGACGAAGGCGTGGGCCAGGACCACGGAACGGGTGCCCGCCGGCCGCCCGGCCAGGTCGGCCCGGACCCGGTCCATGGCGGCGGCGAGCACCGCTTCGTGGCCCGCCTTCTCGACCCCGAGCTCGTCCTTCACGAGGGCGGGTTCGAGATAGGGCAGGCCGTAGAAGGCGACGTCGCCGTGGGCGTCCGGGAGGGTCACGGGGGTGCCGGCGGCCGAGGCCGACGTTCGCAGGTGGATGCCGGCCCGGCCGATGAGGCCCGCCGCGACGCCGAGCCGTCGCGCCGAGTCGTGGTTCCCGGAGATCATCACCGTGGGCACGCCCAGCTCGGCCAGGCGGTGCAGGGCGTCGTCGAAGAGTTCGACCGCGGCCAGCGGCGGCACCGCCCGGTCGTACACGTCGCCCGCCACGACCACCGCGTCCACGTCGCGTTCCCGCACCGTCGCGACCAGCCGACCGATGAACTCGGCCTGCGCGCCGAGCATGTTCACGCGGTGGAACGACCGGCCGAGATGCCAGTCGGATGTGTGCAGAATTCTCAAGAAACTGCTCCGACCTGCATGCGTCCCCCTCTGTCCCCGTGGCCCCGGCACCGGACCGCTACGGCCCGCTCTCAGCACCGACCACGCTAACGCCTGTCGGCACGTGGTCCGTCACACACCTCGCTCCGCCGCCTCGTGACCGGCGGGCGCGGCCGGTGCGGGCAGGCCGTCGAGACCGGCTCCGCCGACCGGTCCCGCGAGGTCCGGCTCGGCGTTCTCGCCCAGGAAGCCGCCCGACTGGTGCTGCCACAGTTTGGCGTAGGCGCCGTTCGCCGTGAGCAGTTCCTCGTGGGTGCCCTGCTCGACGACGTTCCCGCGGTCGAGGACGACGAGACGGTCCATGCCGGCGACGGTGCTCAGCCGGTGGGCGACCACGAGGGCGGTCCGCCCGTCCATAAGCCGCCACAGGGCGTCCTGGACGAGGATCTCGCTCTCCGAGTCCAGCGCGCTGGTCGCCTCGTCGAGGAGCAGGACCGGGGCGTCGCGCAGGATGGCCCTGGCGAGGGCGACGCGCTGGCGCTGCCCGCCCGAGAGTTTCACCCCGCGCTCACCCACCAGCGTGGCGAAGCCGTCGGGGAGCTGGCCGACGAACTCGGTGACGTGCGCGGCCTCGGCCGCGGCGTGGATCTCCTTGTCGGTGGCGCCGGGCCGGGCGAAGGCGATGTTGTCCCGCAGGCTGCGGTGGAACATGGCGGGTTCCTGCGGGACGTAGGCGATCAGTGAGCGCAGGTCGGCCTGGCGCATGCGGCTGATGTCCTGTCCACCGATGAGGATGCGGCCGTCGTCGATGTCCGACATGCGCAGCAGCAGCCGGGTGAGCGTGGTCTTGCCGCCGCCGGACCTGCCGACCAGCCCGATACGCGCGCCCGCCGGCACGTCCAGGTCGAGTCCCTGGAAGATGGGTTTCGCGCCCGCGTGGGCGAAGGTCACCGCCTCGAAGCGGACGCCGGTGTCGCGCGGTGCGAGCGGTTCGGGCTCCGGGGGGTCGAGCACCGTGGGCGGATCCAGCAGCAGTTCGGTGAACTGCGCGGCCTCGGTCATCGAGGTTTCCAGGCGCCGGTAGATCTGGTTGAACTCGAACATGATCTGGGTCGCGTTGGAGTAGTAGGTGAAGGCGACGACGACCTCCTCCACCCCCCGGCCCGAGCCCCCGAGGACGATGGCGACCAACAGCCCGAGCACATTGGTCAGTACGGACATGGGGGCGATCAAGGTGTCGACGCGCAGATTGCCGTAGTCCCACGACCGCAGCGTCAGGCGCCGGGAGTCCGCGACCCGGTCGCGGTGCTCCTCGGCCTCCCGCCGCTCGGCCGCGAACGCCCGGATGGTCTCCATGTTCACGAGGCTGTCGGCGACGTGGCCGGAGACCCGGGCGACGGCAGCCTCACGGTCGCTGACGAGTCGCTGCCTGCGACGGATCAGCGGGGTCGCGGCCACCACGGTCACCGCGATCATCAGCAGGAGGCCGACGACGAGCATCGGTTCGTAGGTCCACAGCACCACGGCCCCGAACAGCAGGGGGACGACACTCCCCACGATCCGGAAGGTCAGTGTGTCGACGAAGTCCTCGAAGCGCTTGCCGAAGCTCAGCACCCGCTTGGTCAGGGAGCCGGCGAAGTTGTCGTGGAAGAACGCGGCGTCCTTGGCGAGGAGTTCGTCCATGCCGCTCACGTACAGGTGTTCCATGCCGAGGGCGTCCACCCGGTTCAGGCAGTGCTGCCCGACCCGCCACACGGCCTCGGCGAGCAGCAGTGTCGCACCGAAGGCCAGCACGTACGGCAGTGCCGAGCCGAGGGTGAGACCGCCCTCGTCGGCGGCCTGACCTGCCAGTTTGGCGATCAGCAGGGGGGCGACATAGCGGATGCCGATGTTGCCCACGGCCGGCAGCACCAGCGCCGGCAGAGCCAGTCGTCGCAGGCGCAGCATTTCCCGACCGTAGCGGCGCAGCGCCAGAACGACCGCGCTCCTGCCCGGCGTCGACCCGTGCGTTTCTGTAGTCCCCATCACACTCCCGGAGTTAGGAAGTCCGAAGTGTCCCGTCGACGGAGGCCCTCAGTCCACATAATTAACGCGGACCGGCGAGAATCGGACACCGTCGCCCTCAGGGGACGCGGGGGGCGTTTTCGCTCAGGTGTCCCCGTACGCCTCTCCGCCGAGTTCGAACCCGGCCGTGCCCGCGGTGGTGTCGGCGAGCCAGGCGCGGAAGGCGTCCACGTCGGCGTCGGGGAGGCCGATCTCGATGGTGACGGCCTCGCCGTAGCGGACGTCACGGACCTCGCGCCCGGTGGACCGCAGGTCGTTCTGCACCTTCCCGGCCCGTTGGTGGTCGACGGTCACCGTGGCGAGCCGGAAGCGCCGGCGCGTGAGGGTACCGAGCGCGTCGAGCGCCTCGCCCACGGCGCCGCCGTACGCCCTGATGAGGCCGCCCGCGCCCAGCTTGACCCCGCCGTAGTACCGGGTGACGACGGCGACGACGTACCGCATGTCCCGGCGCAGCAACATCTGGAGCATCGGGACGCCCGCGGTGCCGCCGGGCTCCCCGTCGTCGCTCGCCCGCTGGACGGACGCGTCGGCGCCGATGACGTAGGCGAAGCAGTTGTGCGTGGCGTCGGCGTGCTCCTTGCGGACGGCCGCGACGAAGTCCTGCGCCTCCTGCTCGGTGGCCGCAGGGGCGAGCGCGCACACGAAACGGGAGCGGTTGACCTCGGTCTCGTGCACTCCGGCGCGGGCGACGGTGCGGTACTCGTCCTGCATCGGGCCAGCCTATGCGCACGCCGGCGCACGCCGGGACGGGGCATCGTCCGGGGGGCGTCCGGGGGTCGGCCGGGGCGCGGGACGCTCTCCGGGAGCCGATCAGGC
This genomic stretch from Streptomyces deccanensis harbors:
- a CDS encoding AAA family ATPase gives rise to the protein MRLHRLDLAAFGPFGGIESVDFDDLSAAGLFLLHGPTGAGKTSVLDAVCYALYGSVPGARQSGQGMNLRSDHAAPTTRTEVRLELTVAGRRLEVTRQPPWERPKKRGAGTTVEKAQSWLREYDAAAGSWKDLSRSHQEIGEEITQLLGMSREQFCQVVLLPQGDFARFLRADAEARGRLLGRLFDTHHFAAVEKRLADRRRETEARVREGDAALLADAHRMQQAAGDAPDLPDLAPGDPGLADAVLAWAAVARSTARERLTIAHCARAAAQAARAEADRVLDDVREVARLQRRFAEARERAARLEERADTHREDRARMERARKAEAVAPALDLRDAAEAEHRRARAEEEDARARLSGEYADAGAAGLAAAARRASEELGALESARRAERRLAVLLTEQAELDDEERADEGVLQDAEGWLAEWETTRAGLQSRIESAQEAAARAEQLAVRREPAEQRLAAARQRDQLGRDTDAAQARVLRLAERASEARTHWLDLKEQRLSGIAAELAAGLVDGRPCAVCGGTEHPAPAQKVAGHVDREAEEEALAAFQRADEERVGAERQLALAQRALAAASAEAGDTPTERLAATVAELEREHTEARRRAVDLHPAQEALLHAEQERDRRAAARQEAAIRAASRDTRRDTLERERTALEAELTQARGDAESVAELAGRLEARAARLGAAAEAARVADDTAQRLKDADARLADAAFRAGFDTPRDAAAAVLDDAAHRDLQHRLDAWQSEEAAVRAVLAEAETTAAGAQPPADLQAAEREAEAAARRLQNTVSAWDAAERRRIELDRLSARATAAVRGLAPLREEYDRVARLAGLAAGTSADNERRMRLEAYVLAARLEQVAAAATVRLQRMSSGRYTLVHSDDRAGRGRSGLGLHVVDAWTGRERDTATLSGGETFFASLALALGLADVVTDEAGGVRLDTLFIDEGFGSLDDQTLDEVLDVLDALRERDRSVGIVSHVADLRRRVHAQLEIVKERTGSVVRQRGR
- a CDS encoding immunity 21 family protein, which produces MAGYADVAVVPDVVRWVESSGGPLIAIPEAVLPFWAGADGDETSSDYDRACDVDGPVGLLPVGDTRALVLGDEPASTAYLPRHGVFVRCYAADSETELLAGVPATLDTAAWEPELRWRVPGPVVLFDAVWPGRSLRETDHVRVELAPGPYGISTARVSTGPETWLGLIRVRPLADR
- a CDS encoding Lrp/AsnC family transcriptional regulator — its product is MADSVVLDPVDLHLLRLLQNDARTTYRDLAAQVGVAPSTCLDRVTRLRRAGVIVGHQLRLDPAKLGRGLEALLSVQVRPHRRELVGPFVERIRALPESRTVYHLTGPDDYLVHVAVADMADLQRLVLDEFTSRREVARVETRLIFQQWDCGPLLPPDADRPSP
- a CDS encoding exonuclease SbcCD subunit D, coding for MRILHTSDWHLGRSFHRVNMLGAQAEFIGRLVATVRERDVDAVVVAGDVYDRAVPPLAAVELFDDALHRLAELGVPTVMISGNHDSARRLGVAAGLIGRAGIHLRTSASAAGTPVTLPDAHGDVAFYGLPYLEPALVKDELGVEKAGHEAVLAAAMDRVRADLAGRPAGTRSVVLAHAFVTGGQPSDSERDISVGGVSAVPAGVFDGVDYVALGHLHGSQTLTDRVRYSGSPLPYSFSEADHRKSMWLVDLGADGSVDAERIDCPVPRPLARIRGRLDDLLADPDLARHEEAWVEATLTDPVRPAEPMARLCARFPHTLSLVFDPERAPGDPDVSYARRLAGRDDQEIAEDFVAHVRGTGPDAHERTVLRDAFDAVRADETVREVAR
- a CDS encoding DUF885 domain-containing protein, with translation MSDTKSPLPREVADAYVDDLIALDPVTGTYLGVKESSGRLPDTSPAGQEARAELIRTTLARLDEAERQPGADSDVERRCARLLRERLTAELAVHEAEEGLRAVGNMVTPPHEVREVFTITPAETEEDWAAIAERLRAVPTAYAGYRESLALGLERKLYAGPRPTATFIGQLTEWADTDGSGRGWFEDFASAGPESLRAELDEAARGATRAVVELRDWMRDVYAPAVEGAPDTVGRERYGRLVRYFTGSDLDLDEAYAYGWAEFHRLLGEMRQEAAKILPGAETPWVALAHLDEHGRHIEGVDEVRAWLQSLMDEAIEALDGTHFDLAEPVRKVESCIAPPGGAAAPYYSAPTEDFSRPGRTWLPTMGATRFPVYDLVSTWYHEGVPGHHLQLAQWVYVKDDLSRYQATIGGVSANAEGWALYAERLMDELGFLKDAEERLGYLDAQMMRAARVIVDIGMHLELEIPADSPFHPGERWTVDLAQEFFGAHSSRPADFVESELTRYLTMPGQAIGYKLGERAWLLGREKAKERHGEAFDAKAWHMAALSQGSLGLDDLVDELSRL
- a CDS encoding YigZ family protein, producing the protein MQDEYRTVARAGVHETEVNRSRFVCALAPAATEQEAQDFVAAVRKEHADATHNCFAYVIGADASVQRASDDGEPGGTAGVPMLQMLLRRDMRYVVAVVTRYYGGVKLGAGGLIRAYGGAVGEALDALGTLTRRRFRLATVTVDHQRAGKVQNDLRSTGREVRDVRYGEAVTIEIGLPDADVDAFRAWLADTTAGTAGFELGGEAYGDT
- a CDS encoding ABC transporter ATP-binding protein; this encodes MGTTETHGSTPGRSAVVLALRRYGREMLRLRRLALPALVLPAVGNIGIRYVAPLLIAKLAGQAADEGGLTLGSALPYVLAFGATLLLAEAVWRVGQHCLNRVDALGMEHLYVSGMDELLAKDAAFFHDNFAGSLTKRVLSFGKRFEDFVDTLTFRIVGSVVPLLFGAVVLWTYEPMLVVGLLLMIAVTVVAATPLIRRRQRLVSDREAAVARVSGHVADSLVNMETIRAFAAERREAEEHRDRVADSRRLTLRSWDYGNLRVDTLIAPMSVLTNVLGLLVAIVLGGSGRGVEEVVVAFTYYSNATQIMFEFNQIYRRLETSMTEAAQFTELLLDPPTVLDPPEPEPLAPRDTGVRFEAVTFAHAGAKPIFQGLDLDVPAGARIGLVGRSGGGKTTLTRLLLRMSDIDDGRILIGGQDISRMRQADLRSLIAYVPQEPAMFHRSLRDNIAFARPGATDKEIHAAAEAAHVTEFVGQLPDGFATLVGERGVKLSGGQRQRVALARAILRDAPVLLLDEATSALDSESEILVQDALWRLMDGRTALVVAHRLSTVAGMDRLVVLDRGNVVEQGTHEELLTANGAYAKLWQHQSGGFLGENAEPDLAGPVGGAGLDGLPAPAAPAGHEAAERGV
- a CDS encoding Lrp/AsnC family transcriptional regulator, which produces MTANSPYLPDATDWRILEVLQREGRASFAELARAVSMSASAVTERVRRLEEAGVIRGYAAVVDPERLGLPILAFVRLRYPNGNYKPFHDLVAVTPEILEAHHVTGDDCFVIKVAARSMRHLEEVSGKIGALGSVTTSVVYSSPLPRRPLGH
- a CDS encoding rhodanese-like domain-containing protein, which gives rise to MTVATASAVNPVLRIAPAAPAEAAAYFRASLVFHADVSDVAAALAADGDPGFVVLDSRSTASWDQGHIPGAVHLPTALIPEQAEQLLDKSVPVVTYCWGPGCNGATRAALALAELGFQVKEMLGGFEYWAREGFAYETWEGEARRAADPLTAPVDAEDCGC